In Sphingomonas sp., a single window of DNA contains:
- a CDS encoding FAD-dependent oxidoreductase, with product MQPFDVIVVGGGAAGIGAARTLADAGKDVLLVEADTRLGGRARTEHIDGMPLDLGAGWLHSAEHNPWVEIAALHGFELDQTLPRWREQWRELGFSEAEQRDAAGAYDAFETRLRKDPPPGDRAGAALVPDSAWSAWIDAISGFVNGVDTAKLSIADYLAYEDAATETDWRVPAGYGALVTAQAGCLRTALATPITAIDGSGTRLKLQTPRGTLEAAQAIVTVSTDILARGDIGLAGHDEVLHAAAALPLGLADKLFLAIDQGADALEANAHLLGDPCSVLTGTYTLRPFGRPIIEAMFGGEGAREMATRGLQGAADFAIEELCGLLGGQWRKRLRLLAGSAWSRETHIRGGYSHALPGRASARQILATPLDPRLRFAGEACSATEFSTVHGAYKTGVAAARALLG from the coding sequence ATGCAACCATTCGACGTGATCGTGGTCGGCGGCGGGGCCGCCGGCATCGGAGCCGCCCGCACGCTGGCCGATGCCGGCAAGGACGTGCTGCTGGTCGAGGCGGACACCCGCCTCGGCGGGCGGGCGCGGACCGAGCATATCGACGGCATGCCGCTCGATCTCGGCGCCGGCTGGCTCCATTCGGCCGAGCACAACCCGTGGGTCGAGATCGCCGCGCTGCACGGCTTCGAACTCGACCAGACGCTGCCGCGATGGCGCGAGCAGTGGCGCGAACTCGGCTTCTCGGAGGCCGAGCAGCGCGACGCCGCCGGGGCCTATGACGCGTTCGAGACGCGGCTGCGCAAGGATCCGCCGCCCGGCGACCGCGCGGGGGCGGCGCTGGTGCCCGACAGCGCATGGAGCGCCTGGATCGATGCGATCAGCGGCTTCGTCAACGGCGTCGACACCGCCAAGCTCTCCATCGCCGACTATCTCGCCTACGAGGATGCGGCGACGGAGACCGACTGGCGCGTGCCCGCCGGCTATGGCGCGCTGGTGACGGCGCAGGCGGGCTGCCTGCGCACCGCGCTCGCCACGCCGATCACCGCGATCGACGGCTCCGGCACGCGGCTCAAGCTGCAGACCCCGCGCGGCACGCTGGAGGCGGCGCAGGCGATCGTCACCGTCTCGACGGATATCCTGGCCCGGGGTGATATCGGCCTTGCCGGCCATGATGAGGTGCTCCATGCCGCAGCCGCGCTGCCGCTGGGCCTCGCCGACAAGCTGTTTCTCGCGATCGACCAAGGCGCCGACGCGCTGGAAGCCAATGCGCATCTGCTCGGCGATCCATGCAGCGTCCTCACCGGCACCTATACGCTGCGCCCGTTCGGCCGGCCAATCATCGAAGCGATGTTCGGCGGAGAAGGCGCCCGGGAGATGGCCACGCGCGGGTTGCAGGGCGCGGCCGACTTCGCGATCGAGGAATTGTGCGGGCTGCTCGGCGGCCAATGGCGCAAACGGCTGCGGCTGCTCGCGGGATCGGCCTGGAGCCGGGAGACGCACATCCGCGGTGGCTACAGCCATGCCCTGCCCGGCCGGGCCTCGGCCCGGCAGATACTGGCGACCCCGCTAGATCCCCGTCTCCGCTTCGCTGGCGAGGCATGCTCGGCCACCGAATTCTCCACCGTGCACGGCGCCTACAAGACCGGCGTCGCCGCGGCGCGTGCGCTGCTCGGCTAG
- a CDS encoding NAD(P)/FAD-dependent oxidoreductase: MREHFDVLVVGAGISGIGAGYHLQTQSPGRTYAILEGRERMGGTWDLFRYPGIRSDSDMYTLGFPFRPWTDAKAIADGDAILRYLADTAREFGIDQHIRYRHKVVAAAWSSNEALWTVTVEAGGQIRQFSCSFLFLCSGYYNYDRGHLPAFAGRENFHGRIVHPQFWTPDIDYAGKRVVVVGSGATAVTLVPELARKAAHVTMLQRSPSYVVSRPSQDRIAGWLRRVLPAKTAYGLTRWKNVLLGQYFYGLARKHPAKAKARLVEMVRGELDPGYDVATHFTPSYAPWDQRLCLVPDADLFAAIRAGKADVVTDHIDRFTPDGLKLQSGRELAADLVVTATGLEVQLMGGVPVTVDGEVVDWSQRLTYKGMMFSGVPNFAIAFGYTNASWTLKADLTARYVTRLLAAMAKRGMRQATPQPSAPVEPQPFLDFTSGYVQRAVHLLPRQGHRKPWRVHQSYTRDLLALKYGGIDDDMVFSNPEPARKAA, translated from the coding sequence ATGCGCGAACATTTCGACGTGCTCGTCGTCGGTGCGGGGATCTCGGGGATCGGCGCGGGCTATCATCTGCAAACGCAGAGCCCCGGCCGTACCTATGCGATCCTTGAAGGGCGCGAGCGGATGGGGGGGACGTGGGACCTGTTCCGCTACCCCGGCATTCGCTCGGATTCCGACATGTACACGCTCGGCTTTCCGTTCCGGCCATGGACCGATGCCAAGGCGATCGCCGACGGCGACGCGATCCTGCGCTATCTGGCGGACACTGCGCGCGAATTCGGAATTGACCAGCACATCCGCTACCGGCACAAGGTCGTGGCTGCCGCTTGGTCGAGCAACGAGGCGTTGTGGACGGTCACCGTCGAGGCAGGCGGCCAGATCCGTCAATTCAGCTGCAGCTTTCTGTTTCTCTGCTCGGGCTATTACAACTACGACCGGGGGCATCTGCCGGCGTTTGCAGGTCGCGAGAACTTTCACGGTCGCATCGTCCACCCGCAATTCTGGACGCCGGACATCGACTATGCCGGCAAGCGTGTTGTGGTGGTCGGGAGCGGGGCGACGGCAGTTACGCTGGTACCCGAGCTCGCTCGCAAGGCTGCGCACGTGACGATGCTGCAGCGCTCACCCAGCTATGTCGTCTCCCGCCCCTCGCAGGACCGCATTGCCGGCTGGCTGCGGCGGGTCCTTCCGGCCAAGACGGCCTATGGCCTGACGCGGTGGAAGAATGTGCTGCTTGGCCAGTATTTTTATGGCCTGGCGCGCAAGCATCCCGCCAAGGCCAAGGCACGGCTGGTCGAGATGGTCCGCGGCGAGCTCGACCCCGGCTATGACGTCGCCACCCATTTCACGCCAAGCTATGCGCCCTGGGATCAGCGGCTTTGCCTCGTGCCCGATGCCGATCTCTTCGCGGCAATCCGTGCGGGCAAGGCCGATGTTGTCACCGATCATATCGATCGGTTCACCCCCGACGGGCTCAAGCTGCAATCAGGACGTGAACTGGCAGCCGACCTGGTGGTCACGGCCACCGGGCTCGAAGTTCAGCTGATGGGCGGCGTGCCGGTGACGGTGGATGGCGAGGTGGTCGATTGGTCGCAGCGGCTGACCTACAAGGGCATGATGTTCTCGGGCGTGCCGAACTTCGCGATCGCATTCGGCTACACCAATGCCAGCTGGACCCTGAAGGCGGACCTGACCGCGCGTTATGTCACGCGCTTGTTGGCGGCGATGGCAAAGCGCGGCATGCGCCAGGCGACCCCACAGCCTTCTGCGCCGGTCGAGCCGCAGCCCTTTCTCGATTTCACCTCGGGCTATGTCCAGCGCGCTGTGCACCTGTTGCCGCGCCAGGGCCATCGCAAGCCCTGGCGGGTCCACCAGAGCTACACGCGCGACCTCTTGGCGCTCAAATATGGCGGGATCGACGACGACATGGTCTTCTCCAATCCCGAGCCTGCCAGGAAGGCCGCCTAG
- a CDS encoding translocation/assembly module TamB domain-containing protein, giving the protein MVDDVPETETVTVVRTGKPLWMKIAQWVALGLVSLAALAGLAVLGLDTQPGRRLITDQLGRLKLESGLGFRIGRIDGSIYGGMVLRDVRVSDTKGVFATAQEIKLDWRPLSYLKKRIDIRNLESPEIRLARLPELKPSGDPNAPLLPDLNIDIARLNVARIDIAPAVDGQRHIAQLRGSAHLSDGRAQLVADAGTIAARGVAGGDRMTLKLDAVPQANRLDIDLRLNAPKGGLVAGLAKLQAPLMASVQGAGDWKHWAGKGVATLGGGSLADLDVTADNGRFQIRGMTHPGLYLQGPVERLTAPGLRLDTDFRWADRKADGVIKLRSDALSAQAQGLVDLGNNQFHGVHVDALLLKPGTIAPKLVGRSVRASLALEGAFATPMVDYKLSAGAIGFGETVVEQLYAEGRARVDSDRILVPVRARAARVSGLNAAAGGLVTNVTVNGDIAISGSRILSDNLRLKSDKIDATAIVAADMATGRYTGALKGRINDYTVAGVGVVDLNTDAELYTAPGGGWGIRGKVAGRSRKLFNEGVRNFLGGNTVASARLNLDPKGVIGIADVRLRAPQFRVLRGQGTYDPAGAIRLTADAVSNQYGPLSARVTGTLNAPQLLLRAEKPGLGVGLAKVEAKVVGRGDAYAVTATGESNYGPFNADVLVRTGKALAIQVNAARFAGMDIAGQLQQTPAGPFAGQLTFRGSGVDGLATLGAEGKYQRADVRATAANAAIPGVAELTIGRAIANASIVLADQPQIVADVQIANLKRGEFLLRTARAKIDYRGGNGTVQAVASGSSGVAFDVALNGRMTPTLWTAALQGQASGVKFRTPQVARIAIENGTYRLLPTQIDFDQGSVRLAGRYGDGTVLQARLDKLDLAIINAFVPDLGIGGTATGSLDFAQTSADAFPSADMRLEIDDLTRSSLARVSTPVHISMVGKLLPDGGDLRALIRRGTETIGRVVTTLRPLGAGAGTWTERLMAAPLSGGIRYNGPAALPFAFAGLSNQQLTGAIGMAADFSGRVDRPQLNGVVRADNLTYDNEGTGTRLINLKIDGQFSNDAFVLNQATARAGDGSVSASGRVGLSSADGFPMAINVKLDNARLARSEALGATASGTLTITKSADVQKIEGQINIPEANYQIIRQGAAEIPELTGVRRKGDIDPNQQAQAKKPARAFGNFDLAIRVRADNRLMVSGMGLESEWQANITIGGTTLAPQIRGTMEVVRGTYSFASRRFELTKGIISFQGAELTNPTIDLSANTTAEGVTAILNITGTAQKPQIAFTSNPALPQDEVLARLFFGTNVTNLSATEAIQLAAALNSLRATGGGLNPLGQLKSATGIDRLRVLGADDTTGRGTSLAAGKYITNNIYIEIITDARGFTATQLEVSLSRALSVLSQTSSFGGSGATLRYSRDY; this is encoded by the coding sequence ATGGTGGACGACGTGCCTGAAACCGAGACCGTCACGGTCGTGCGTACCGGAAAGCCGCTTTGGATGAAGATCGCCCAGTGGGTGGCGCTCGGGCTGGTGTCGCTCGCCGCGCTGGCGGGGCTGGCGGTGCTGGGGCTCGACACCCAGCCGGGGCGGCGGTTGATCACCGATCAACTCGGCCGGCTCAAGCTCGAATCCGGGCTTGGTTTCCGCATCGGCCGGATCGACGGGTCGATCTATGGCGGCATGGTGTTGCGCGACGTCCGCGTGAGCGACACCAAGGGCGTGTTCGCCACCGCGCAGGAGATCAAGCTCGACTGGCGGCCGCTTTCCTATCTCAAGAAGCGCATCGATATCCGCAATCTGGAGAGTCCGGAAATCCGGCTCGCGCGGCTGCCGGAACTCAAGCCCTCTGGCGATCCCAACGCGCCGCTGCTCCCCGATCTGAACATCGACATCGCGCGGCTGAACGTCGCGCGGATCGATATCGCACCAGCGGTGGACGGTCAGCGCCACATCGCGCAATTGCGCGGTTCGGCGCATCTCTCGGACGGGCGCGCGCAGCTGGTTGCAGATGCGGGCACGATCGCAGCGCGCGGCGTCGCTGGCGGGGACCGGATGACCCTCAAGCTCGACGCGGTACCCCAGGCCAATCGCCTCGACATCGACCTTCGGCTGAACGCCCCGAAGGGCGGCCTCGTCGCCGGTCTCGCCAAGCTCCAGGCGCCGTTGATGGCGAGCGTACAGGGTGCGGGCGACTGGAAGCACTGGGCCGGCAAGGGCGTCGCGACGCTTGGCGGCGGTAGCCTCGCCGATCTTGACGTGACCGCGGATAATGGCCGTTTCCAGATTCGCGGCATGACCCATCCCGGGCTGTATCTGCAGGGGCCGGTCGAGCGGCTGACTGCGCCCGGCCTGCGGCTTGATACCGATTTCCGCTGGGCGGACCGCAAGGCCGACGGCGTGATCAAGCTCAGGTCGGATGCGCTATCGGCGCAGGCGCAGGGCCTGGTCGATCTCGGCAACAACCAGTTTCACGGCGTCCATGTCGACGCGCTGCTGCTCAAGCCGGGGACGATCGCACCCAAGCTGGTCGGGCGATCGGTGCGCGCTTCGCTGGCGCTGGAAGGCGCCTTCGCGACGCCGATGGTCGATTACAAGCTTTCCGCCGGCGCGATCGGCTTCGGCGAGACGGTAGTCGAGCAGCTCTACGCTGAAGGCCGCGCGCGGGTGGATTCCGATCGCATCCTCGTGCCGGTGCGTGCGAGGGCGGCGCGCGTCTCCGGGCTCAACGCCGCCGCGGGCGGGCTGGTCACCAACGTCACGGTGAATGGCGATATTGCCATCTCGGGCAGCCGCATTCTTTCCGACAATCTTCGGCTGAAGTCCGACAAGATCGACGCCACCGCCATCGTCGCCGCCGACATGGCGACAGGCCGCTATACCGGCGCGCTCAAGGGCCGGATCAACGACTATACCGTCGCAGGCGTGGGCGTGGTCGATCTCAATACCGATGCCGAGCTCTACACGGCGCCCGGTGGCGGCTGGGGCATTCGCGGCAAGGTGGCGGGCCGGTCACGGAAGCTGTTCAACGAGGGTGTCCGCAACTTCCTGGGCGGCAACACGGTCGCGTCCGCCCGTCTCAACCTCGATCCCAAGGGCGTGATCGGTATTGCCGACGTCCGGCTGCGTGCACCGCAGTTCCGTGTTTTGCGCGGGCAGGGGACCTATGACCCCGCTGGCGCAATCCGGCTCACCGCGGATGCCGTATCCAATCAATATGGACCGCTCAGTGCCCGCGTCACCGGCACGCTCAACGCGCCGCAGTTGCTGCTTCGTGCCGAAAAGCCAGGGTTGGGCGTGGGCCTGGCCAAGGTCGAGGCCAAGGTGGTCGGTCGCGGCGATGCCTATGCGGTCACTGCCACGGGCGAGAGCAATTACGGGCCATTCAACGCGGATGTGCTGGTCCGCACCGGCAAGGCATTGGCGATCCAGGTCAACGCCGCGCGGTTCGCCGGCATGGACATTGCCGGCCAGCTCCAGCAGACACCCGCGGGGCCTTTCGCGGGTCAACTGACGTTCCGCGGATCGGGCGTGGATGGTCTCGCGACGCTGGGCGCCGAAGGCAAATATCAGCGGGCCGATGTGCGGGCCACGGCCGCGAACGCGGCCATCCCTGGCGTCGCCGAACTGACCATCGGTCGCGCGATCGCCAATGCGAGCATCGTGCTGGCAGACCAGCCGCAGATCGTCGCCGACGTGCAGATCGCCAACCTCAAGCGCGGCGAGTTCCTGCTGCGCACCGCGCGCGCCAAGATCGATTATCGCGGCGGCAATGGCACGGTGCAGGCGGTGGCCAGTGGCTCCTCTGGGGTAGCGTTCGACGTCGCGCTCAATGGTCGGATGACGCCTACGCTATGGACGGCGGCGCTCCAGGGCCAAGCGAGCGGCGTGAAGTTCCGCACGCCCCAGGTTGCACGGATCGCCATCGAGAACGGCACTTACCGTCTGTTGCCGACCCAGATCGACTTCGATCAGGGCAGTGTTCGCCTCGCTGGCCGCTATGGCGACGGGACGGTGCTGCAGGCGCGTCTCGACAAGCTGGACCTGGCGATCATCAACGCGTTCGTACCCGATCTTGGCATCGGCGGGACTGCGACCGGCAGCCTCGACTTCGCCCAGACCTCGGCCGATGCTTTCCCGAGCGCCGACATGCGGTTGGAGATCGACGATCTCACTCGCTCCAGCCTCGCTCGCGTCTCGACCCCGGTGCACATCAGCATGGTCGGCAAGCTGCTGCCCGACGGCGGCGACCTGCGCGCGCTGATCCGCCGCGGTACCGAAACCATCGGCCGTGTCGTCACGACGCTGCGGCCGCTCGGTGCGGGGGCGGGGACCTGGACGGAGCGATTGATGGCGGCGCCGCTCTCCGGCGGCATCCGCTACAATGGCCCCGCGGCGCTTCCCTTTGCGTTTGCTGGGCTCTCCAACCAGCAGCTTACCGGCGCGATCGGGATGGCGGCAGATTTCAGCGGCCGGGTCGATCGCCCGCAGCTCAATGGTGTGGTGCGCGCTGACAACCTGACCTATGACAATGAGGGCACTGGCACGCGGCTGATCAACCTCAAGATCGACGGCCAGTTCTCCAACGATGCCTTCGTGCTCAACCAAGCGACCGCGCGCGCCGGCGACGGCAGCGTGAGCGCCAGCGGCCGGGTCGGCCTGTCCTCGGCGGACGGCTTCCCGATGGCGATCAACGTCAAGCTCGACAATGCCCGGCTGGCGCGCAGCGAGGCGCTGGGCGCGACGGCGAGCGGCACGCTGACCATCACCAAGAGCGCCGACGTCCAGAAGATCGAAGGCCAGATCAACATTCCAGAGGCGAACTACCAGATCATCCGCCAGGGTGCCGCCGAGATCCCCGAACTGACGGGCGTGCGGCGCAAGGGCGATATCGATCCCAACCAGCAGGCGCAGGCGAAGAAGCCGGCGCGCGCCTTCGGCAATTTCGATCTCGCCATCCGTGTCCGCGCCGACAATCGCCTGATGGTCAGCGGCATGGGCCTCGAGTCCGAATGGCAGGCGAACATCACCATCGGCGGCACGACGCTCGCTCCGCAGATCCGCGGCACGATGGAAGTGGTGCGTGGCACCTACAGCTTTGCCAGCCGCCGATTCGAGCTGACCAAGGGCATCATCAGCTTCCAGGGCGCGGAGCTGACCAACCCGACGATCGACCTCTCGGCGAACACCACGGCGGAAGGCGTGACGGCGATCCTCAACATCACTGGCACCGCGCAGAAGCCGCAGATCGCCTTCACGTCCAATCCCGCCCTGCCGCAGGACGAGGTGCTGGCGCGGCTGTTCTTTGGCACCAACGTGACGAACCTGTCCGCCACCGAGGCAATTCAGCTGGCGGCGGCGCTTAACTCGTTACGCGCCACCGGGGGCGGGCTGAACCCCCTCGGCCAGCTCAAATCAGCAACCGGTATCGACCGTCTCCGTGTGCTGGGTGCCGACGACACCACTGGTCGCGGAACCTCGCTGGCGGCGGGCAAGTACATTACCAACAATATCTATATCGAGATCATCACCGATGCCCGCGGCTTCACCGCGACGCAGCTGGAGGTATCGCTGTCACGGGCGCTCAGCGTCCTGTCGCAGACGAGCTCGTTCGGAGGTTCGGGTGCAACGCTGCGCTACTCGCGGGATTATTGA
- a CDS encoding BamA/TamA family outer membrane protein: MGKGVRVVWVAALAGAGFVPAIAHAQLNDPKPGQGAPQSRQDATAADPQQAAPIVTDKAFEDALPKLSDDINAPLEPLGGFQKPGTAKPNAAASPVQTAPGTPPQQTPMVVDEQGFAAAGPEAPEMAAPLPPLAEFKVEPVADVADDSEKAPTIRYTTEVDGLAELRLDDEFRSLSALQHGKGKAGNAAMVTARAREDEKLALRLMKSLGYYDGTASSSIAQDPPNSGNLRATIIASPGKLYRLGSVRIESDPTVPSGLLDRELNLNPGDPIQADRVLGAEANVSLRMPQQGYPFIALGQRDIVLDDATHTGDYTLPVTLGPRASFGAIQTAGRRQVFTPEHIDIFRRYREGQIYDSRKVDDLRQALIATGLFSTVSVEPQRTGKPGPDGTEQVDLLVRQVAGKARTLAGELGYSTGQGIKAQASWAHRNLFPPEGALTVSGILGTQEQALTTTFRRSNAGKRDRTFLVTASLNHQDYDAFEAFTSTLSARISRDSTPIWQKRWTYYYGAELVGSNEDRYNYSLGKRDRGTWLIAAIPTFLGYDTSDDLLNPTRGYRIKGNLSAETSVRGSVRPYARMMLEVDGYYPITSSIVLAGRARAGSISGVSRDDLPPSRRYYGGGGGSVRGFGYQELGPRSPDDKPVGGRSFNEFGIEARYRFGNYGIVPFLDAGQVYEATAPTGRNLRFGAGIGGRLYTNFGPLRVDVATPIARKKGESKIALYISIGQAF; this comes from the coding sequence GTGGGTAAAGGGGTTCGGGTGGTTTGGGTCGCGGCGCTGGCCGGGGCGGGGTTCGTGCCAGCAATTGCGCATGCCCAGCTGAACGATCCCAAGCCGGGGCAGGGTGCACCGCAATCCCGGCAGGATGCTACCGCTGCCGACCCGCAACAGGCTGCGCCGATCGTTACCGACAAGGCGTTCGAGGACGCGCTGCCCAAGCTGAGCGACGATATCAACGCGCCGCTGGAACCGCTTGGCGGGTTCCAGAAGCCGGGGACCGCGAAGCCGAACGCTGCCGCCTCGCCCGTGCAGACCGCGCCCGGCACGCCGCCGCAGCAAACCCCCATGGTCGTCGACGAGCAGGGCTTCGCCGCGGCAGGCCCCGAAGCGCCCGAAATGGCGGCACCCCTGCCGCCGCTCGCCGAGTTCAAGGTGGAACCGGTCGCCGACGTCGCCGACGACAGCGAAAAGGCGCCCACGATCCGGTACACGACCGAGGTGGACGGGCTCGCCGAATTGCGGCTCGACGACGAATTCCGCAGTCTTTCCGCGCTCCAGCACGGAAAGGGGAAGGCAGGCAATGCCGCGATGGTCACCGCCCGTGCGCGCGAGGATGAGAAGCTCGCGCTGCGGCTGATGAAGTCGCTCGGCTATTATGACGGCACCGCGTCCTCCTCGATCGCGCAGGATCCGCCCAACTCGGGCAACCTCCGCGCGACGATCATCGCCTCGCCGGGCAAGCTGTATCGGCTGGGCTCGGTGCGGATCGAGAGCGATCCCACCGTCCCGTCGGGGCTGCTGGACCGCGAGCTCAACCTCAATCCGGGCGACCCGATCCAGGCCGATCGCGTGCTGGGTGCAGAGGCCAATGTCTCGCTGCGCATGCCGCAGCAGGGCTATCCCTTCATCGCGCTGGGTCAGCGCGACATAGTCCTCGATGATGCGACCCACACCGGCGACTATACCCTGCCGGTAACGCTGGGTCCGCGCGCCAGCTTCGGGGCGATCCAGACGGCCGGACGCCGCCAGGTGTTCACGCCGGAGCATATCGATATCTTCCGCCGCTACCGCGAAGGGCAGATCTACGACAGCCGCAAGGTTGACGACTTGCGCCAGGCGCTGATCGCGACCGGGTTGTTCTCCACCGTCTCGGTGGAGCCGCAGCGCACCGGCAAGCCGGGGCCGGACGGCACCGAGCAGGTCGACCTGCTGGTGCGCCAGGTCGCGGGCAAGGCGCGCACGCTTGCCGGAGAACTGGGATACAGCACGGGCCAGGGCATCAAGGCACAGGCGAGCTGGGCGCACCGCAACCTGTTCCCGCCCGAAGGCGCACTTACCGTCAGCGGCATTCTCGGAACGCAGGAGCAGGCGCTGACCACCACCTTCCGCCGCTCCAACGCCGGCAAGCGCGACCGTACCTTTCTCGTCACCGCGTCGCTCAATCACCAGGATTATGACGCGTTCGAAGCGTTCACGAGCACGTTGTCCGCGCGCATCTCGCGCGATTCCACACCGATCTGGCAGAAGCGCTGGACCTATTATTACGGTGCCGAACTCGTCGGGTCGAACGAAGACCGGTACAATTACAGTCTGGGAAAGCGCGATCGCGGCACGTGGCTGATCGCCGCGATCCCGACGTTCCTCGGCTATGACACATCGGACGACCTGCTCAACCCGACGCGCGGCTATCGCATCAAGGGCAATCTGAGCGCGGAAACCTCGGTGCGTGGGTCTGTTCGCCCCTATGCCAGGATGATGCTGGAGGTCGACGGCTACTACCCGATCACCAGCAGCATCGTGCTGGCCGGCCGGGCGCGCGCGGGGTCAATCAGCGGCGTGTCGCGCGACGACCTGCCGCCCTCGCGACGCTATTATGGCGGCGGCGGCGGCTCGGTCCGCGGCTTTGGCTATCAGGAGCTGGGCCCAAGGTCGCCCGATGACAAGCCGGTTGGCGGCCGTTCGTTCAACGAGTTCGGGATCGAGGCGCGCTATCGCTTCGGCAATTACGGCATCGTGCCGTTCCTTGATGCCGGTCAGGTCTATGAAGCTACGGCGCCGACCGGGCGCAACCTGCGCTTCGGCGCAGGCATCGGCGGGCGGCTCTACACGAACTTCGGCCCGCTGCGCGTCGACGTCGCAACACCGATCGCCCGCAAGAAAGGCGAGTCGAAGATTGCGCTCTACATCTCGATCGGACAGGCATTCTGA
- a CDS encoding malate synthase G, protein MTDYADRAGLQVATTLVRFVEEAVLPPLGIDADGFWAGVAAIFAEHAPINRNLLARRDTLQAAIDARLASGAAADEAFLREIGYLVPEPAPFAIATEQVDAEIATLAGPQLVVPALNARFVLNAANARWGSLYDALYGTDAIPGMAKADGYDAARGAQVIAWARAFLDRTLPSATEIGGATEGGRQTVYYRGASGLHFAIVRDPGHPIGRDDPEHVADVLLESALTAIIDLEDSVAAIDAADKVLGYANWLGLMRGDLAETFEKSGRSLTRTLAPDRVLADGTALPSRALLLVRNVGHLMTTPAVLLPDGSEAPEGILDAIVTGAIGLHDVKGLGRFRNGRAGSIYVVKPKMHGPDECAFANRLYGAVERLLGLAPNTIKIGLMDEERRTSANLTACIHALKDRLFFINTGFLDRTGDEIHTSMRAGPMVPKGEMKAESWIAAYEARNVRIGLDCGLAGRAQIGKGMWAAPDRMADMLSQKIAHPKSGATTAWVPSPTAATLHATHYHLVDVAACQRALPAEVPSLAALLKVPLAEGRNWSAETIERELDNNAQGILGYVVRWVDQGIGCSKVPDMHDVGLMEDRATLRISSQHIANWLLHGIATAEQVDAALRRMAAKVDAQNAEDPLYQPMAGREGESLAFQAARALIFEGVDQPNGYTEPLLHRYRARAKTHEACG, encoded by the coding sequence TTGACTGACTATGCCGATCGCGCCGGACTGCAGGTTGCCACCACGCTGGTGCGCTTCGTCGAGGAGGCAGTGCTGCCGCCGCTCGGCATCGATGCCGACGGATTCTGGGCGGGCGTCGCAGCGATCTTCGCCGAGCATGCGCCGATAAATCGCAATCTGCTGGCCAGGCGCGATACGCTGCAGGCGGCGATCGATGCCCGGCTGGCGAGCGGCGCGGCGGCGGACGAGGCGTTCCTCCGCGAGATCGGCTATCTGGTGCCCGAACCCGCGCCGTTCGCTATCGCCACCGAACAGGTCGATGCGGAGATCGCGACACTCGCCGGGCCACAGCTGGTGGTGCCGGCACTCAATGCGCGCTTCGTGCTCAACGCCGCCAACGCGCGATGGGGCAGCCTGTACGACGCGTTGTACGGCACCGATGCCATTCCGGGGATGGCAAAGGCCGATGGCTATGATGCAGCCCGCGGCGCGCAGGTGATCGCGTGGGCACGGGCATTTCTCGACCGGACCCTGCCGTCCGCCACGGAAATCGGCGGCGCGACGGAGGGTGGACGACAGACCGTCTATTATCGCGGTGCCAGCGGGCTGCACTTCGCGATCGTGCGCGATCCCGGCCACCCGATCGGCCGCGACGATCCCGAGCATGTCGCCGATGTCTTGCTCGAATCGGCACTGACCGCGATCATCGACCTGGAGGACTCGGTCGCCGCCATCGACGCCGCGGACAAGGTTCTCGGCTACGCCAATTGGCTGGGGCTGATGCGCGGTGATCTCGCGGAGACGTTCGAGAAAAGCGGTCGCAGTCTTACCCGCACGCTCGCGCCCGATCGCGTGCTGGCCGACGGCACTGCGCTGCCTAGTCGCGCGCTGCTGCTCGTCCGCAATGTCGGGCACCTGATGACGACGCCGGCAGTGCTGCTGCCCGACGGCAGCGAGGCCCCGGAGGGCATCCTCGACGCGATCGTCACCGGCGCGATCGGGCTGCACGACGTGAAGGGCCTGGGCCGATTCCGCAACGGCCGAGCAGGCTCGATCTATGTCGTGAAGCCGAAGATGCACGGGCCCGACGAATGTGCCTTCGCCAATCGGCTGTACGGCGCGGTGGAAAGGCTGCTCGGCCTCGCCCCCAATACGATTAAGATCGGGCTGATGGACGAGGAGCGGCGCACCTCCGCCAACCTCACCGCCTGCATCCACGCGCTCAAGGACCGGCTGTTCTTTATCAATACCGGCTTCCTCGATCGTACCGGGGACGAAATTCATACCAGCATGCGGGCGGGGCCGATGGTGCCGAAGGGCGAGATGAAGGCAGAGTCCTGGATCGCCGCCTATGAGGCGCGCAACGTCCGCATCGGGCTCGATTGCGGGCTGGCCGGGCGCGCGCAGATCGGCAAGGGCATGTGGGCGGCGCCCGATCGCATGGCCGACATGCTCTCGCAGAAGATTGCCCATCCAAAGAGCGGCGCCACCACCGCCTGGGTGCCGAGCCCTACCGCCGCGACGCTTCACGCTACGCATTATCATCTGGTCGACGTCGCCGCCTGCCAGCGTGCGCTGCCCGCGGAGGTGCCGTCGCTCGCTGCGTTGCTGAAGGTGCCGCTCGCGGAGGGGCGCAACTGGAGCGCCGAGACGATCGAGCGCGAGTTGGACAACAATGCCCAGGGGATCTTGGGCTATGTCGTCCGCTGGGTCGATCAGGGCATCGGCTGCTCCAAGGTGCCGGACATGCACGACGTTGGGCTGATGGAAGATCGCGCGACCCTGCGCATCTCTTCGCAACATATCGCCAATTGGCTGCTGCACGGTATCGCAACGGCCGAGCAGGTCGATGCGGCGCTGCGGCGCATGGCTGCGAAAGTAGATGCGCAGAATGCCGAGGATCCGCTGTATCAGCCGATGGCTGGCAGGGAGGGGGAGAGCCTCGCCTTCCAGGCTGCTCGCGCGCTGATCTTTGAGGGTGTCGACCAGCCGAACGGCTATACCGAGCCGTTGCTGCACCGCTATCGCGCGCGCGCCAAGACGCACGAAGCTTGCGGTTGA